In Candidatus Desulforudis audaxviator MP104C, a genomic segment contains:
- a CDS encoding transposase, giving the protein MAIIPQQRLFGWQEIDELGDLERFLLVVNHLPDEQLMQKLERERGKGRDDYPVRAVWNSILAGIVFQHVSVESLRRELCRNGQLRELCGFDPARGEDAVPPSYIYSRILVKLMRHADEVENIFTRLVDEIRVLLPDFGRILAIDSKAVSSLARGKKRDEEEKVQKPDGRRDTDADWGRKTYRGRKKGGTLWEKVVWWFGYKLHLVVDAVYELPVGFAVTKASASDVKEGHILIDRVAKEHPEIVARCEALAADKAFDDIKLNVKLWDEYRIKPVIDIRNTWRDGEETWLVTGKENIVYDYRGTVYCCCPETNKRREMAFGGFEKDRETLKYRCPARHYGVECRGMEQCAATGGIRIPLVEDRRIFTPLARSSYKWKTLYKKRTAVERVNARLDEAYGFEKHFIRGLKKMKLRCGLALMVMLAMAVGRLRQKQGIDLRSLVKAA; this is encoded by the coding sequence ATGGCCATTATACCACAACAGCGGCTTTTTGGGTGGCAGGAAATCGACGAACTCGGTGACTTGGAACGTTTTTTGCTTGTAGTGAACCACCTGCCCGATGAGCAGTTGATGCAAAAGCTGGAGAGAGAGCGTGGTAAGGGACGGGATGATTACCCGGTGCGGGCGGTTTGGAACTCCATCCTGGCCGGGATCGTATTTCAGCACGTGTCTGTGGAGAGCCTGCGGCGGGAACTCTGCCGGAACGGCCAGTTGCGGGAACTTTGCGGTTTTGATCCGGCCCGGGGCGAGGATGCCGTTCCGCCTTCTTACATATACAGCCGCATCTTGGTGAAACTGATGCGGCACGCCGACGAAGTGGAAAACATATTTACGCGGCTGGTGGATGAAATAAGAGTGCTGCTACCGGATTTCGGTCGAATTTTGGCCATAGACAGCAAAGCCGTCAGCAGTCTGGCCCGGGGCAAAAAGCGGGATGAAGAAGAGAAGGTCCAAAAGCCTGACGGGCGCCGGGACACCGATGCGGACTGGGGCCGGAAAACATACCGGGGGCGTAAGAAAGGCGGCACCCTATGGGAAAAAGTCGTGTGGTGGTTTGGCTACAAACTCCACCTTGTAGTTGACGCTGTTTATGAACTGCCGGTGGGATTTGCGGTGACAAAGGCGTCGGCCAGCGACGTGAAAGAGGGACATATACTCATTGATCGGGTGGCGAAAGAGCATCCGGAGATTGTGGCCCGCTGCGAGGCATTGGCGGCGGACAAAGCCTTTGACGACATCAAGCTAAACGTGAAACTCTGGGACGAATACCGGATCAAGCCCGTGATTGACATCCGCAACACGTGGCGGGACGGCGAGGAGACGTGGCTTGTAACCGGTAAGGAGAACATCGTTTACGATTACCGTGGAACGGTTTATTGTTGCTGCCCCGAGACAAACAAACGTCGCGAGATGGCCTTCGGGGGATTTGAGAAAGACCGGGAAACCTTGAAATACCGCTGTCCGGCCCGGCACTACGGAGTAGAGTGCCGGGGCATGGAACAATGTGCCGCAACCGGTGGGATACGTATTCCCCTGGTGGAAGACCGGCGGATCTTCACCCCGCTGGCGCGGTCCAGCTACAAGTGGAAAACACTCTACAAAAAGCGTACGGCGGTAGAAAGGGTAAATGCCCGCCTGGACGAGGCCTACGGATTTGAAAAGCATTTCATTCGGGGCTTGAAGAAGATGAAGCTGCGTTGCGGGTTGGCCCTGATGGTGATGCTGGCGATGGCCGTGGGCCGACTGCGACAAAAACAAGGAATAGACTTAAGGAGCCTGGTGAAGGCGGCCTGA
- the fliP gene encoding flagellar type III secretion system pore protein FliP (The bacterial flagellar biogenesis protein FliP forms a type III secretion system (T3SS)-type pore required for flagellar assembly.), which translates to MNRTMFILAAAVGLAAGDSPLWALGGLSPSAAWAQPVPIPSIELTIGEPESPAEVVSSVRLLLFLTVISLLPAFLVMVTSFTRIVVVLAFLRAGLGIYQAPPGSVLIGLALFLTVFIMAPVYAQVNEQAIEPFLRGEIDQVEAQERAAGPLREFMLRHTREKDLDLFVRMAEIENPVPNELPLTVVIPAFIISELKTAFTMGFMLYLPFLIIDMVVASILLSMGMFMLPPVMISLPFKLLLFVLVDGWYLVVRSLVESFA; encoded by the coding sequence ATGAACCGGACGATGTTTATATTGGCGGCCGCCGTCGGACTGGCGGCTGGGGACAGTCCCCTTTGGGCCTTAGGGGGACTGTCCCCCTCGGCCGCCTGGGCCCAGCCGGTGCCCATTCCGAGCATCGAGCTGACCATCGGCGAACCGGAATCGCCGGCCGAAGTGGTCTCGAGCGTCCGGCTCTTGCTCTTTCTTACCGTAATCTCGCTTCTCCCGGCTTTCCTGGTGATGGTTACGTCTTTTACCCGGATCGTGGTGGTGCTCGCGTTCCTGCGCGCCGGGCTGGGCATCTACCAGGCGCCGCCGGGTTCGGTACTGATCGGCCTGGCCCTGTTCCTGACCGTGTTCATCATGGCGCCGGTTTACGCGCAGGTCAACGAGCAAGCCATCGAGCCGTTTCTAAGGGGAGAGATCGACCAGGTGGAGGCCCAGGAAAGGGCGGCGGGGCCGCTGCGGGAGTTCATGCTCCGGCACACCCGGGAAAAGGACCTGGACCTTTTCGTGCGCATGGCCGAAATCGAAAACCCGGTGCCAAACGAACTGCCGCTCACGGTGGTCATCCCGGCCTTCATCATCAGCGAATTGAAGACGGCGTTTACAATGGGCTTTATGCTGTACTTGCCGTTTTTGATCATCGACATGGTGGTGGCCAGCATCCTGCTCTCGATGGGCATGTTCATGCTGCCGCCGGTCATGATTTCACTGCCGTTCAAACTCCTTTTGTTTGTGCTGGTGGACGGCTGGTATCTGGTGGTCCGGTCCCTGGTGGAGAGCTTCGCCTGA
- a CDS encoding flagellar biosynthetic protein FliO, with protein MSEGTLAFLRLAVALPLVLLLCVVVLKYLVPRTLSGFAGGRRMRVIEQLSLGPKTGMSLVRVGGRYYLLAYHEGAVTVVKEMDELPEACGTETPDGLLAPGKGDSKEDSPPFGGRVLLGKYARFRAGRGR; from the coding sequence GTGAGCGAGGGCACACTGGCCTTTCTGAGGCTGGCGGTGGCCCTGCCGCTGGTACTCCTGCTCTGCGTGGTGGTCTTGAAGTACCTGGTGCCGCGGACGCTGTCCGGTTTTGCCGGTGGGCGGCGCATGCGGGTGATCGAGCAGCTATCGCTCGGTCCGAAGACCGGGATGAGCCTAGTCCGGGTGGGGGGACGATACTATCTTTTGGCCTACCACGAGGGTGCGGTGACGGTGGTGAAGGAAATGGACGAGTTGCCGGAGGCCTGCGGGACGGAAACGCCGGACGGGCTGCTTGCGCCGGGGAAAGGGGACAGTAAAGAGGACAGTCCCCCCTTCGGGGGGCGCGTACTCCTCGGGAAATACGCGCGGTTCCGTGCGGGACGCGGCCGATGA
- a CDS encoding FliM/FliN family flagellar motor switch protein: MNEEEIRQFLSGLDREPGPTVKKVQFPRFEQAGTPGMPGVRISLEYLDDVEVDVSAELGQTAMTVREFLSLHEGSVIGLDRAAGETIDVVVNGVKLARGEVLVINDLFVLRIHSIAHPQAPGVERQP, from the coding sequence ATGAATGAGGAAGAGATCAGGCAGTTTCTGTCCGGCCTGGACCGAGAGCCGGGCCCTACCGTGAAGAAAGTGCAGTTTCCCCGGTTTGAGCAGGCCGGGACACCCGGGATGCCCGGAGTGCGGATTTCCCTGGAGTACCTGGACGACGTTGAGGTGGACGTGTCCGCGGAGTTGGGGCAAACGGCCATGACCGTCCGGGAATTCCTCAGTTTGCACGAAGGTTCGGTTATCGGCCTGGACCGGGCGGCGGGTGAAACCATTGATGTGGTGGTGAACGGGGTGAAACTGGCCCGGGGCGAGGTGCTGGTCATCAACGACCTGTTCGTGCTGCGGATCCATTCCATTGCCCACCCCCAGGCGCCGGGCGTGGAGAGGCAGCCGTGA
- a CDS encoding flagellar basal body-associated FliL family protein, with amino-acid sequence MAEDQGPNAVQNAATPKKKKKRGKLLLVVLVLLAAAGAAAAFTLSNPGGEKSDRKAEKPAVTKTMSFGSLVVNLADPPGSRYFRVALTLEYVDSGTLETELKEKEHRIRDGLVFLLRQKSSFDLKGPEVPETIREEILREINRHLEKGEIEEVYFTEFLIQ; translated from the coding sequence ATGGCTGAGGACCAGGGACCAAACGCGGTACAGAACGCCGCCACCCCGAAAAAAAAGAAGAAGCGGGGCAAGCTCCTGCTGGTGGTGCTGGTTTTGTTGGCGGCCGCCGGAGCGGCGGCCGCCTTCACCCTTTCCAATCCCGGCGGGGAAAAGTCGGACCGGAAGGCGGAGAAGCCGGCGGTCACCAAGACGATGAGTTTCGGGAGCCTGGTGGTGAACCTGGCGGATCCTCCCGGCAGCCGTTACTTCCGAGTGGCGCTAACACTGGAGTACGTTGATTCCGGGACCCTGGAGACGGAACTCAAAGAAAAGGAGCACCGGATCCGGGACGGGTTGGTTTTCCTCCTGCGGCAGAAAAGCAGCTTCGATCTGAAGGGTCCGGAGGTGCCGGAGACAATCCGGGAGGAGATTCTCCGCGAGATCAACCGGCATCTGGAAAAGGGTGAAATCGAGGAAGTGTACTTTACCGAGTTCCTTATTCAGTAG
- a CDS encoding TIGR02530 family flagellar biosynthesis protein, with the protein MVKKIGEVPAPPTPAPAVGVRKSGEPAFGEILRREIRQAELKFSAHAERRLAERQISLGPHDLEKINQAASLAEAKGSRRSLLIYGDLALVTSIANRTVVTAVNGEAAANNVFTNIDSAVIVK; encoded by the coding sequence ATGGTCAAGAAGATTGGTGAGGTGCCGGCGCCGCCCACGCCCGCTCCGGCGGTCGGGGTGCGGAAAAGCGGCGAACCGGCTTTCGGCGAGATACTGCGCCGGGAAATCCGGCAGGCCGAGCTGAAATTCTCGGCGCACGCCGAGCGGCGGCTGGCCGAGCGGCAGATCAGCCTCGGGCCGCACGACCTGGAGAAGATCAACCAGGCCGCTTCCCTGGCCGAGGCGAAGGGGTCCCGCCGGTCGCTATTGATTTACGGTGACCTGGCCCTGGTGACCAGCATCGCCAACCGGACGGTGGTCACGGCCGTCAACGGTGAGGCGGCGGCGAATAACGTGTTTACCAATATTGACAGCGCGGTGATCGTGAAGTAG
- a CDS encoding flagellar hook assembly protein FlgD produces MTVQGVGSEYALPGKTTPPRPSSGLFDQDTFLKLLVAQLKNPSPFSPPDTDKMMEQAAQFGMLERLVKVEEALREMSRAAYLAQAAEIVGREVVVLAGDRQISGTVERVLLNERGARVVLGAESYDINRVVEVR; encoded by the coding sequence GTGACTGTACAGGGAGTAGGCAGCGAGTACGCGCTGCCCGGGAAGACAACGCCCCCCCGTCCGTCGAGCGGTTTGTTCGACCAGGACACTTTCCTAAAGCTCCTGGTGGCGCAGTTGAAAAACCCGAGCCCGTTCTCTCCGCCCGACACCGACAAAATGATGGAGCAGGCGGCGCAATTCGGGATGCTTGAGCGCCTGGTCAAGGTGGAGGAGGCGCTCCGGGAAATGAGCCGGGCGGCGTACCTGGCCCAGGCCGCGGAGATCGTGGGCCGGGAAGTGGTCGTCCTGGCCGGTGACCGGCAGATATCAGGCACGGTGGAACGAGTGCTCCTGAACGAGCGCGGCGCCCGGGTGGTGCTCGGGGCAGAGAGCTACGACATCAACCGGGTTGTGGAGGTCAGGTAG
- a CDS encoding flagellar hook-length control protein FliK has translation MNLTATVIPGESSPAVPQGRSGPSGCRRGGGTLPAADFVACLLSVLHRGPETGTPVWETPSFGSVFDVVDGIPPPGCAAEGPEAATQAHQHPSGAEVNTGVIPAGLNAKAEVPAGPAYPPTLSAVENLSPASGAVQASRPGAAVGAVPGVPGGGAAAGSPPAGTDYMSQSYVLPNAAGADVPPSEPGGRLVLPSVPVPERAASVPAEPDPQGFPGRPPEGARPPIPMPGTPGAEPLAREAQPSGRGAAENRPGRVSVQTGLSAAPSASAVPHDVKSPGYAQSAGVWAETVPERAEPVRILPGETPDDGLKSRPAAFRAEAATDRSGPDGAPQMVRPATPDRGVVHAPVDRQVPAQGTGWSVPDVSPPGMHPPARAVDPHPVARQLAEAVVHHVRQLQVKAGQAVRVSIALEPPELGQVTIKLTFGRQGLEALFYTADRSVKAVIEQALPQLREALARQEIDVGNTTVFLGHEEARGQAPRFYRGLWPGPVAPGEPAGEQLDNGRQVEPRRSGVDYLV, from the coding sequence ATGAATTTGACGGCGACAGTGATCCCCGGTGAATCAAGTCCCGCGGTTCCGCAAGGCAGGTCCGGGCCCAGCGGGTGCCGCCGGGGCGGCGGCACCCTGCCGGCCGCGGATTTCGTGGCGTGCTTGTTGAGCGTGCTGCACCGTGGTCCGGAAACCGGTACGCCGGTGTGGGAAACACCGTCCTTTGGTTCTGTATTTGACGTGGTGGACGGTATCCCGCCTCCGGGGTGCGCGGCGGAAGGCCCGGAAGCGGCAACGCAGGCTCATCAGCACCCGTCCGGCGCGGAAGTGAACACCGGTGTCATCCCGGCCGGGCTGAACGCGAAAGCGGAGGTGCCGGCCGGCCCGGCGTACCCACCGACCTTATCGGCCGTAGAGAACCTTTCCCCGGCGTCCGGTGCGGTACAAGCTTCAAGACCGGGAGCGGCCGTCGGGGCCGTGCCCGGTGTTCCCGGCGGGGGTGCGGCGGCGGGCTCACCGCCTGCGGGTACGGATTACATGTCCCAGTCGTACGTTCTTCCCAACGCAGCGGGGGCGGATGTACCGCCTTCGGAGCCTGGGGGGCGGTTGGTACTACCGTCCGTCCCGGTACCGGAGCGCGCGGCGAGTGTGCCCGCGGAGCCGGACCCGCAGGGTTTCCCGGGGCGGCCCCCGGAAGGAGCAAGGCCGCCGATACCCATGCCCGGCACGCCCGGGGCGGAACCACTGGCCCGGGAGGCGCAGCCGTCCGGCCGCGGAGCGGCGGAGAACCGTCCCGGCAGAGTTTCGGTTCAGACCGGTTTATCTGCGGCACCGAGTGCGAGCGCGGTTCCACATGACGTGAAGTCCCCGGGGTACGCGCAGTCTGCGGGCGTGTGGGCCGAGACGGTTCCGGAAAGAGCGGAGCCGGTTCGGATCCTGCCGGGGGAGACGCCGGATGACGGCTTAAAGTCGCGGCCCGCGGCTTTCCGTGCCGAGGCGGCGACCGACCGGTCGGGACCGGACGGAGCACCCCAGATGGTGCGGCCGGCAACACCGGACCGGGGAGTTGTGCACGCGCCTGTCGACCGGCAGGTCCCAGCCCAGGGAACGGGCTGGAGTGTGCCGGACGTTTCCCCGCCGGGGATGCATCCCCCGGCGCGAGCCGTGGACCCCCACCCGGTGGCGCGGCAGCTTGCCGAGGCGGTGGTGCACCACGTCCGGCAACTGCAGGTTAAGGCCGGACAGGCGGTCCGGGTGAGCATCGCGCTGGAACCACCGGAACTCGGGCAGGTGACCATAAAATTGACTTTCGGTCGTCAGGGGCTGGAGGCCCTGTTCTACACCGCGGACCGGTCGGTCAAGGCGGTCATCGAGCAGGCGCTGCCCCAGCTGCGGGAGGCGCTGGCCCGCCAGGAGATCGATGTAGGCAACACCACCGTGTTCCTGGGCCACGAGGAGGCGCGGGGCCAGGCGCCGCGGTTCTACCGTGGTCTGTGGCCCGGGCCGGTGGCTCCGGGTGAACCGGCTGGTGAGCAGTTAGACAACGGGAGGCAGGTGGAACCGAGGCGGAGCGGCGTGGATTACCTGGTTTAG
- the fliJ gene encoding flagellar export protein FliJ, translating into MPKFVFRLDPVLGVRTRKEESARQELASADARKRACEDRLAETRRLLAETLEQNPGSSFDLKTGLYLDCYREYLGRRGTEEVRVLARREKEVEERRARVVEARRARAVLERLKEKQYSHFCAQETARETRELDDAGTRSFQFQQAKKKGGE; encoded by the coding sequence GTGCCTAAATTCGTTTTCCGGCTTGATCCGGTACTCGGGGTGCGGACACGAAAAGAAGAATCGGCCCGGCAGGAACTGGCGTCCGCCGACGCGCGGAAGCGGGCCTGCGAGGACCGGCTGGCCGAAACCCGGCGGCTGCTCGCGGAAACCCTGGAACAAAACCCGGGGTCCAGCTTCGACCTGAAGACGGGTCTGTACCTGGACTGCTACCGCGAATACTTGGGCAGACGCGGTACAGAGGAAGTCCGGGTCCTGGCCCGGCGGGAAAAGGAGGTGGAAGAACGGCGCGCCCGCGTGGTGGAGGCCAGGCGGGCACGGGCGGTTCTGGAGCGGCTCAAAGAGAAGCAGTATTCGCATTTTTGTGCTCAGGAGACCGCCCGGGAGACCAGGGAACTGGACGACGCGGGCACCCGGTCCTTTCAGTTCCAGCAGGCAAAGAAGAAGGGGGGTGAATAG
- a CDS encoding FliI/YscN family ATPase, which yields MSERTQNLDLNAWRARVNAVRPFRLLGRVTKVVGLTVEVEGLNSFIGEICEVYVPGEIQPVRGEVVGFRGGTSLLMPLGELRGIRPGCRVEPLGRALTVRVGEHLLGQVVNGLGYPLANGGDTRNGTRPDGAEEYPVHNAPPDPLSRRRIDRPLETGVRAIDGFLTCGRGQRLGVFSGSGVGKSVLLGMLCRHCSADVNVVALVGERGREVKDFIERDLGPESLARSVVVVATSDQPALIRLRAAMVATAIAEYFRDRGKDVLFLMDSVTRFALAQREVGLAVGEPPTTRGYTPSVFALLPKLLERAGTSPAGSITGFYTVLVEGDDLQEPVADAVRSILDGHIVLDRELAAKNHYPAIDVLQSVSRLMPDITAPEHQRCAAKLRRLLAAFKQAEDLVNIGAYVSGSNPLVDEALAKHEAIMEFLRQDHTEFGGFAESLARLQYLAGEAGAAGA from the coding sequence TTGTCGGAAAGGACCCAAAATCTGGACTTGAATGCCTGGCGCGCCCGGGTGAACGCGGTACGTCCGTTCCGGCTGCTCGGCCGGGTGACCAAAGTGGTCGGCCTGACGGTGGAAGTGGAGGGCTTGAACTCTTTTATCGGGGAGATCTGTGAGGTGTACGTTCCGGGGGAGATCCAGCCGGTCCGGGGCGAGGTTGTCGGTTTCCGGGGCGGGACTTCCCTGCTCATGCCGCTGGGTGAGTTGCGGGGGATCAGGCCGGGCTGCCGGGTGGAACCGCTCGGCCGGGCGCTCACGGTCCGGGTGGGGGAACACCTCCTTGGGCAGGTGGTGAACGGCCTCGGGTACCCGCTGGCTAACGGCGGCGATACCCGAAACGGCACCCGCCCGGATGGGGCTGAAGAGTACCCGGTGCACAACGCGCCGCCTGACCCGCTCAGCCGGCGCCGCATCGACCGCCCGCTGGAGACGGGGGTGCGGGCGATCGACGGTTTTCTGACCTGCGGGCGAGGGCAGCGCCTGGGGGTTTTCTCGGGGAGCGGCGTGGGCAAGAGCGTGCTTTTGGGGATGCTTTGCCGACACTGCAGCGCCGATGTCAACGTAGTAGCTCTGGTGGGCGAGCGGGGCCGCGAGGTCAAGGATTTCATCGAGCGCGACCTGGGGCCGGAGAGCTTGGCCCGCTCGGTGGTCGTGGTGGCCACCTCCGATCAGCCGGCGCTGATCCGGCTGCGGGCGGCGATGGTGGCCACGGCGATTGCCGAGTACTTCCGGGACCGGGGCAAAGACGTTTTGTTCCTGATGGATTCGGTCACCCGGTTTGCGCTGGCGCAGCGGGAGGTGGGCCTGGCGGTGGGCGAGCCGCCGACCACCCGGGGGTACACCCCCTCGGTGTTCGCCTTGCTCCCCAAGCTTCTGGAGCGCGCCGGGACGAGCCCGGCGGGTTCGATCACCGGCTTTTACACCGTGCTCGTGGAGGGGGACGACCTGCAGGAACCGGTGGCGGACGCGGTGCGGAGCATCCTGGACGGCCATATCGTCCTGGACCGGGAGTTGGCGGCGAAAAACCACTACCCGGCCATCGACGTTCTGCAGAGCGTGAGCCGCCTGATGCCCGACATCACGGCCCCGGAGCACCAGCGCTGCGCGGCGAAGCTCCGGCGGTTGCTGGCCGCCTTTAAACAGGCGGAGGACCTGGTGAACATTGGGGCGTACGTGTCCGGTTCGAACCCCCTGGTGGACGAGGCCCTGGCCAAGCACGAAGCGATTATGGAGTTCCTGCGGCAGGACCATACGGAGTTCGGCGGTTTTGCCGAGTCCCTGGCCCGGCTGCAATACCTCGCGGGGGAAGCGGGTGCCGCCGGTGCCTAA
- a CDS encoding FliH/SctL family protein — MAVKTPSSSSAAGRILKGAAVGAQQPFELTLKRADGAAPDELMSGTEPAGTADPAVVLELARIEADEIRKRAYEEGWQQGYREGFEQARHEAGKLREAARSVLREAEELRRRTLDDLSPEIRTLAVAIAEKLVAGELEQNPETITAVAREALEAVRERESVVLYVHPSHAATLREAVPKLKSALLSEGAALRVIGDAGLDRGGCLVETEQGLVDATTEVRWREVLRALELL, encoded by the coding sequence GTGGCGGTGAAGACGCCCTCATCATCTAGCGCGGCGGGGCGGATTTTGAAAGGCGCGGCCGTCGGGGCCCAGCAACCGTTTGAACTCACGCTGAAGCGGGCGGACGGCGCGGCGCCGGACGAGCTCATGAGCGGGACCGAACCGGCGGGTACCGCTGACCCGGCGGTTGTGCTGGAATTGGCCCGAATCGAAGCGGATGAGATCAGGAAGCGTGCCTACGAAGAGGGTTGGCAGCAGGGGTACCGGGAAGGGTTCGAACAGGCGCGGCACGAGGCGGGCAAGCTCCGGGAAGCCGCCCGCAGCGTGTTGCGGGAGGCCGAGGAACTGCGGCGGCGCACCCTGGATGATCTCAGCCCGGAGATCCGGACCCTGGCGGTGGCGATCGCCGAGAAATTGGTGGCCGGGGAGTTGGAACAGAACCCGGAGACCATTACCGCCGTGGCCCGGGAGGCCCTGGAAGCGGTCCGGGAGCGCGAGAGCGTGGTGCTGTACGTTCACCCGTCGCACGCCGCCACGCTGCGGGAGGCGGTCCCGAAGCTAAAAAGCGCACTTCTGTCGGAGGGAGCGGCCCTGCGCGTCATCGGCGACGCTGGGCTGGACCGGGGCGGCTGCTTGGTAGAGACGGAACAGGGCCTAGTGGACGCCACCACGGAAGTGCGCTGGCGCGAAGTGCTGCGCGCCCTGGAACTCCTGTAG